In Archangium violaceum, the following are encoded in one genomic region:
- a CDS encoding pyridoxal phosphate-dependent decarboxylase family protein, translated as MNPLELSPADFRRLADRLSTLAEQWLTELDARAIAPATTGAASEALFAEGLPEEGLKDAALDALGPVIAGTRAGNARFLGYVLGSGEPVGALGDYLAGVLNQNVTAWRSAPTLVSMERAVVRGLAAAVGCPGFTGSLTGGGSSANLMGLTMAREAKAPANEEGSPTGVVYASTEVHMSIPKALALLGLGRRNLRLISTDEEWRMRPELLERAITEDLSAGRRPLAVVATAGSVNTGAVDPLKDVAAIARRHGLWMHVDGAYGALAALAVPERFEGLALADSLSMDAHKWLYQPVDCGVLLFRDAAAARRAFSFSGDYVRSMSTDAVESFAFFEESLELSRRARALKPWLSVRYHGLRAFREAIRKDLENARRLAELVRAEPRLELLAPVPLSAVCFRYVAGLPEAERNAFNTKLLARLNARGRVYLSNATLSGNFVLRACFVNHRTTPEDVQMVVAEVLAAAAELTHAGTVSL; from the coding sequence ATGAACCCGCTCGAACTGTCTCCCGCGGACTTCCGGCGCCTCGCCGACCGTCTCTCCACCCTGGCCGAGCAGTGGCTCACGGAGCTGGACGCGCGCGCCATCGCCCCCGCCACCACTGGCGCCGCCAGCGAGGCCCTCTTCGCCGAGGGATTGCCCGAGGAGGGCCTGAAGGACGCCGCGCTCGACGCGCTCGGCCCGGTGATCGCCGGCACACGCGCCGGCAACGCCCGATTCCTCGGTTACGTGCTCGGCTCGGGGGAGCCGGTGGGGGCGCTCGGAGACTACCTGGCCGGCGTGCTGAACCAGAACGTCACCGCGTGGCGCTCGGCGCCCACGCTGGTGAGCATGGAGCGCGCGGTGGTGCGGGGACTCGCGGCCGCGGTGGGCTGTCCCGGCTTCACCGGCAGCCTCACGGGTGGAGGCTCGTCGGCCAACCTCATGGGCCTCACGATGGCGCGCGAGGCGAAGGCCCCGGCCAACGAGGAGGGCTCTCCCACGGGCGTGGTGTACGCCTCCACCGAGGTGCACATGTCCATTCCCAAGGCCCTGGCGCTGCTCGGCCTGGGACGGAGGAACCTGCGCCTCATCTCCACGGACGAGGAGTGGCGCATGCGCCCCGAGCTGCTCGAGCGCGCCATCACCGAGGACCTCTCCGCCGGGAGGCGCCCGCTGGCCGTCGTCGCCACCGCGGGCTCCGTGAACACCGGCGCGGTGGATCCACTCAAGGACGTGGCGGCCATCGCCCGGCGGCACGGACTGTGGATGCACGTGGACGGGGCCTATGGAGCCCTGGCGGCGCTGGCCGTCCCCGAGCGCTTCGAGGGCCTCGCGCTGGCGGACTCGCTCTCGATGGACGCGCACAAGTGGCTCTACCAACCGGTGGACTGTGGGGTGCTGCTCTTCCGGGACGCCGCCGCCGCGCGCCGCGCCTTCTCCTTCTCGGGTGACTACGTGCGCTCGATGAGCACGGACGCCGTGGAGAGTTTCGCCTTCTTCGAGGAGTCCCTCGAGCTGTCACGCCGTGCCCGCGCGCTCAAGCCCTGGCTGTCCGTGCGCTACCACGGGCTCCGGGCCTTCCGGGAGGCCATCCGCAAGGACCTGGAGAACGCTCGGCGGCTGGCGGAGCTCGTGCGCGCGGAGCCCAGGCTGGAGCTGCTCGCGCCGGTGCCACTGAGCGCGGTGTGCTTCCGCTACGTCGCGGGCCTCCCGGAGGCGGAGCGCAATGCGTTCAACACGAAGCTGCTGGCGCGCCTCAACGCGCGCGGCCGCGTCTACCTCTCCAACGCCACGCTGTCGGGGAACTTCGTCCTGCGCGCCTGCTTCGTGAACCACCGCACCACGCCCGAGGACGTCCAGATGGTGGTGGCCGAGGTGCTCGCCGCCGCGGCGGAGCTCACACACGCTGGGACAGTCTCTCTGTAA